From the Calonectris borealis chromosome 12, bCalBor7.hap1.2, whole genome shotgun sequence genome, one window contains:
- the CEBPA gene encoding CCAAT/enhancer-binding protein alpha, whose protein sequence is MEQANFYEVDSRPPMSSGQHHQLQTPLPGSAYSYREAPSAAAPVTGGAELGDICENENSIDISAYIDPAAFNDEFLADLFQHSKQQEKAKAILAGDFDFHSMHGAGAAASAPGHQQQHHQQPLFGCVAGYMDGKLDPLYERIAAPGLRPLVIKQEPREEEEVKSAALSALYPHHAPQQHPSHLQYQIAHCAQTTMHLQPGHPTPPPTPVPSPHHPHHPHPPGGLPAAGALKMMPADHRSKSKKTVDKNSNEYRVRRERNNIAVRKSRDKAKQRNVETQQKVLELTTDNERLRKRVEQLTRELETLRGIFRQLPESSLVKAMGSCA, encoded by the coding sequence ATGGAGCAAGCCAACTTCTACGAGGTCGATTCCCGGCCCCCGATGAGCAGCGGCCAGCACCACCAGCTTCAGACTCCCCTGCCCGGCAGCGCCTACAGCTACAGAGAGGCTCCCTCGGCGGCGGCACCTGTTACGGGCGGCGCGGAGCTCGGCGACATCTGCGAGAACGAGAACTCCATCGACATCAGCGCTTACATCGACCCCGCCGCCTTCAACGACGAGTTCCTGGCCGACCTCttccagcacagcaagcagcaggagaaagccaAGGCCATCCTGGCCGGGGATTTCGACTTCCACAGCATGCATGGggccggcgccgccgcctcggcgccggggcaccagcagcagcaccaccagcagccgCTCTTCGGCTGCGTGGCCGGCTACATGGACGGCAAGCTCGACCCTCTCTACGAGCGCATCGCCGCGCCCGGCTTGCGGCCGCTGGTGATTAAGCAGGAGCCccgcgaggaggaggaggtcaaGTCGGCGGCCCTGTCGGCCCTCTACCCCCACCACGCTCCGCAGCAGCACCCGTCCCACCTGCAGTACCAGATCGCCCACTGCGCCCAGACCACCATGCACCTCCAGCCCGGGCACCCCACGCCGCCCCCCACGCCCGTCCCCAGCCCGCACCACCCGCACCACCCGCACCCCCCCGGcggcctgcccgccgccggcgcccTCAAGATGATGCCCGCGGACCACCGGAGCAAATCGAAAAAGACAGTCGACAAGAACAGCAACGAGTACCGGGTCCGCCGGGAGCGCAACAACATCGCGGTGCGCAAGAGCCGGGACAAGGCCAAGCAGCGCAACGTGGAGACGCAGCAGAAGGTGCTGGAGCTCACCACCGACAACGAGCGGCTGCGCAAGCGGGTGGAGCAGCTCACCCGGGAGCTGGAGACTCTGCGGGGCATCTTCAGGCAGCTGCCCGAGAGCTCGCTGGTGAAGGCCATGGGCAGCTGCGCctag